A part of Pararhizobium sp. A13 genomic DNA contains:
- the rsmH gene encoding 16S rRNA (cytosine(1402)-N(4))-methyltransferase RsmH, whose translation MMADQGEGLPDADGGPVRHIPVLLPEVLASLDLAPGKIILDGTFGAGGYTSAILASGVDVIALDRDPAAIQAGQSLVAASKGHLTLVHSRFSNLAHYAPEGGLDGVVLDIGVSSMQIDEAERGFSFQRRGPLDMRMSSDGVSAADVVNRAKVSDLTRIFGFLGEEPQSGRIARAIEKRRLEEPFVTTRDLAGLIEIVTPRKAKDKIHPATRVFQALRIFVNDELGELARALFAAERVLKPGGRLSVVTFHSLEDRIVKKFFQDRAGKASGSRHLPLVHERAATFAPVGKSMVAASEEEASRNPRARSAKMRVGARTDAPPQADDLSIFDLPNLASLGKIGG comes from the coding sequence ATGATGGCGGATCAAGGCGAAGGTTTACCCGATGCCGATGGCGGACCGGTCCGTCATATTCCGGTTCTTCTCCCAGAGGTTCTTGCGAGCCTCGATCTCGCCCCCGGTAAGATCATCCTTGATGGCACCTTTGGTGCCGGCGGCTATACCTCGGCCATTCTGGCGTCCGGTGTCGATGTGATTGCGCTTGATCGCGATCCGGCGGCCATTCAAGCCGGGCAGTCGCTGGTCGCCGCCAGCAAAGGCCATCTCACCCTGGTGCATTCGCGTTTCTCCAACCTTGCGCACTATGCCCCTGAGGGCGGACTTGACGGCGTCGTGCTGGATATCGGCGTTTCCTCGATGCAGATCGACGAGGCCGAGCGTGGCTTCTCCTTTCAGAGGCGCGGCCCGCTCGACATGCGCATGTCGTCGGATGGCGTTTCCGCCGCCGACGTCGTCAATCGGGCAAAAGTGTCCGATCTTACCCGCATCTTTGGATTCCTTGGCGAGGAGCCGCAGTCTGGCCGCATCGCCCGCGCCATCGAAAAGCGTCGTCTCGAAGAGCCTTTCGTGACGACACGCGACCTTGCGGGGCTGATCGAGATCGTCACGCCGCGCAAGGCCAAGGACAAGATTCATCCCGCCACGCGTGTCTTCCAGGCGCTTCGCATCTTCGTCAACGACGAGCTGGGCGAACTTGCCCGGGCGCTGTTTGCCGCCGAGCGCGTGCTGAAGCCCGGCGGGCGATTGAGCGTTGTCACCTTCCATTCGCTGGAAGATCGGATCGTCAAGAAATTCTTCCAGGATCGCGCCGGCAAGGCCTCCGGTTCGCGTCACCTGCCGCTGGTGCATGAGCGTGCGGCAACTTTCGCACCAGTTGGCAAATCTATGGTGGCGGCCAGTGAAGAAGAAGCGTCTCGCAATCCGCGCGCCCGGTCCGCCAAGATGCGGGTCGGCGCCCGCACTGATGCCCCGCCTCAGGCAGATGATCTGTCCATCTTCGATTTGCCGAACCTTGCGAGCCTTGGAAAGATTGGGGGCTGA
- a CDS encoding UDP-N-acetylmuramoylalanyl-D-glutamyl-2,6-diaminopimelate--D-alanyl-D-alanine ligase produces MSFLWTVSDLLAAMHGRPMGNLPEGITGISIDSRSIAKGEAFFAIKGDRVDGHDYAGIAIANGAALLVISEAKLPALGRLIAPMIVVDDVLEAMVRLGCAARDRSAAKIIAVTGSVGKTTTKEMLRHLLSPSGRVHASVASFNNHWGVPLTLSRMPENTDFGIFEIGMNHADEIRPLVRMVRPHVAIITTIAAAHLGNFKDLGEIAAAKAEIMEGLVDDGHVILNRDNERFETLEKAATVLGVAHVHSFGSSAKADFRMVEFAGGSEGAVLWAAIGGRTLEIQMGAPGRHIAENALAALGAASVVGADVDAAVAALATLVPEKGRGARYRLPIGSGSFVLIDESYNANPASMRAAIALLQDTELPEGGRRVAILGDMLEMGEFAGKVHAGLAAPLVEAGIRDVWLAGPEMAQLRDALPEDIRVEYRETVEDLKEFALGSIAAGDVVMIKSSKGTGCGRIVAALLEKYPPSSKAGQAE; encoded by the coding sequence TTGAGCTTTCTCTGGACAGTAAGCGACCTGCTGGCAGCCATGCACGGCCGCCCGATGGGAAACCTGCCTGAAGGCATTACTGGGATCTCGATCGACAGCCGCTCAATCGCCAAAGGTGAAGCGTTCTTCGCGATCAAGGGCGACCGGGTCGACGGCCACGACTATGCCGGTATCGCGATTGCCAACGGGGCTGCACTCCTGGTCATCAGCGAGGCGAAACTGCCGGCGCTCGGGCGGCTGATCGCGCCGATGATCGTCGTGGATGATGTGCTGGAGGCCATGGTGCGGCTCGGCTGTGCCGCCCGTGACCGCAGCGCCGCGAAGATCATCGCGGTCACCGGTTCCGTCGGCAAGACCACCACCAAGGAGATGCTGCGCCACCTGTTGTCGCCATCCGGCCGGGTGCATGCGTCGGTTGCCTCGTTCAACAATCATTGGGGGGTGCCGCTGACGCTGTCACGCATGCCGGAAAACACCGATTTCGGCATCTTCGAGATCGGCATGAACCACGCTGATGAGATCCGGCCGCTGGTCAGGATGGTTCGCCCACATGTGGCGATCATCACCACGATCGCCGCCGCCCATCTCGGTAATTTCAAAGATCTCGGCGAGATTGCCGCTGCCAAGGCGGAGATCATGGAAGGGCTCGTCGACGACGGCCATGTGATCCTCAACCGTGACAACGAGCGATTCGAGACGCTGGAAAAAGCAGCAACGGTGCTGGGCGTTGCCCATGTGCACAGCTTCGGCAGCAGCGCCAAGGCCGATTTCCGTATGGTGGAATTCGCAGGCGGCTCGGAAGGGGCGGTGCTCTGGGCGGCGATCGGCGGCAGAACGCTGGAAATCCAGATGGGCGCGCCGGGCCGTCACATCGCCGAAAACGCGCTGGCCGCGCTCGGTGCGGCAAGTGTCGTCGGGGCGGACGTGGATGCCGCGGTTGCGGCCCTTGCCACCCTGGTGCCGGAGAAGGGGCGGGGCGCAAGGTACCGTCTGCCTATCGGCTCGGGTTCCTTCGTTCTGATCGATGAAAGCTACAACGCCAATCCGGCCTCGATGCGGGCGGCGATCGCTCTCCTCCAGGATACCGAACTGCCCGAGGGCGGCCGGCGTGTCGCCATTCTCGGCGACATGCTGGAGATGGGCGAATTCGCTGGCAAGGTCCATGCCGGGCTTGCTGCGCCGCTGGTCGAAGCCGGTATCCGCGATGTCTGGCTCGCCGGGCCGGAGATGGCGCAGCTGCGCGATGCGCTACCTGAGGATATCCGCGTCGAATATCGCGAAACGGTCGAGGACCTCAAGGAATTTGCCCTCGGATCGATCGCGGCTGGCGATGTGGTGATGATCAAGTCGTCCAAGGGGACTGGTTGCGGCAGGATCGTTGCGGCTTTGCTTGAGAAATATCCGCCTTCATCCAAGGCGGGACAGGCCGAATAA
- a CDS encoding UDP-N-acetylmuramoyl-L-alanyl-D-glutamate--2,6-diaminopimelate ligase → MKIKDLIGKDFPEIAAQLNAAAGDIDIAAITADSRQVVPGALFVALSGSKADGKAFIDDAIARGAAAVVAGAKLSNDASTPVFAASAPRRVLALAAANFYGRQPQTMVAVTGTAGKTSVASFTRQIWAHSGRAAAMIGTTGVIAPGRNDYGSLTTPDPVSLHKLLAELANAGVTHAAMEASSHGLDQSRLDGVRLAAAGFTNLGRDHMDYHPTVEDYMAAKMRLFERLLPKGSPAVIFADDAWSAQAIAAARATGQEVLTVGRRGDYLSLKRVEHFRHKQIAEVHVGDEIFDVHVPLAGDFQISNALVAAGLAMATGVSAKAAMAALEKLQGASGRLELVGHTKDGALAYVDYAHKPDALENVLTSVRPFTTGRIIVVFGCGGDRDKGKRPIMGEIATRLADVVIVTDDNPRSEVPEIIRSEIMAAAKGATEIGDRAEAIKAAVTMLKSGDTLIVAGKGHEEGQTIGSVTLPFSDHAELRKALGGQ, encoded by the coding sequence ATGAAGATCAAAGACCTGATCGGGAAGGATTTCCCGGAAATTGCCGCGCAGTTGAACGCCGCCGCCGGCGATATCGACATTGCCGCCATCACTGCGGATAGCCGGCAGGTCGTTCCCGGCGCGCTGTTCGTGGCGCTTTCGGGAAGCAAGGCGGACGGCAAGGCCTTCATCGATGACGCAATTGCGCGCGGCGCCGCCGCCGTGGTCGCAGGCGCTAAACTCTCGAACGATGCGTCAACACCGGTTTTTGCCGCGTCGGCGCCCCGCCGCGTGCTTGCGCTCGCAGCCGCGAATTTCTACGGACGTCAGCCGCAGACGATGGTGGCCGTCACCGGTACGGCCGGAAAGACGTCGGTCGCCTCGTTCACCCGCCAGATCTGGGCACATTCCGGCCGTGCGGCAGCGATGATCGGGACGACGGGCGTCATCGCGCCCGGTCGCAACGATTATGGCTCGCTGACGACACCGGATCCGGTTTCGCTGCACAAGCTGCTCGCGGAACTGGCCAATGCCGGCGTCACCCACGCGGCCATGGAGGCCTCCAGCCACGGGCTCGACCAGAGCCGGCTAGACGGCGTCCGCCTTGCCGCCGCCGGTTTTACGAATCTCGGTCGTGATCACATGGATTACCACCCGACCGTCGAGGACTATATGGCTGCCAAGATGCGGCTGTTCGAGCGTCTGTTGCCGAAGGGATCGCCGGCGGTGATCTTCGCCGACGACGCCTGGTCGGCACAGGCGATCGCTGCAGCCAGAGCTACCGGTCAGGAGGTGCTGACCGTCGGACGCAGGGGCGATTATCTGAGCCTCAAGCGCGTCGAGCATTTCCGTCACAAGCAGATCGCCGAGGTTCATGTCGGCGATGAGATTTTCGACGTGCACGTACCGCTGGCCGGCGACTTCCAGATTTCCAATGCACTCGTCGCGGCTGGCCTTGCCATGGCCACCGGCGTCAGCGCCAAAGCGGCGATGGCGGCGCTCGAAAAGCTTCAAGGCGCTTCGGGCCGTCTCGAACTGGTCGGCCATACCAAGGACGGTGCGCTCGCCTACGTCGATTATGCCCACAAGCCGGATGCGCTGGAAAACGTTCTGACATCCGTGCGTCCGTTCACGACCGGCCGCATCATCGTGGTCTTCGGCTGCGGCGGTGATCGCGACAAGGGCAAGCGTCCGATCATGGGCGAGATCGCGACGCGACTTGCCGACGTGGTGATCGTCACCGACGACAATCCGCGCTCGGAAGTCCCCGAAATCATTCGCAGCGAGATCATGGCGGCTGCCAAGGGCGCGACCGAAATCGGCGACCGGGCGGAAGCGATCAAGGCTGCCGTCACTATGTTGAAATCCGGCGATACGCTGATCGTCGCCGGCAAGGGGCACGAGGAGGGGCAGACGATCGGCTCCGTTACCCTGCCTTTCTCCGACCATGCCGAGTTGAGAAAAGCATTGGGAGGTCAATGA
- a CDS encoding penicillin-binding protein 2 → MSFLSRIMVVKSKAHFSAGGNNHPGDIGMPFEGTRKKSSSQARSRVAIVIISFTAVYCVIGGRLVQYGLAKPDTVSSIGRADNLMASRPDILDRNGEILATDIRTVSLYAEPHKIVDADEAVEQLSTVLPNLNVADIYNKLKSKSRFQWLRRQLTPKQQSEILALGIPGIGFRPEKRRFYPGGATASHVVGHVNVDNRGIAGMERWIDNQGLADLAAIGMTSDAKLEPVKLSIDLRVQNILRDVVVDAMGKFKSLAAGGVVMDVKTGEILAMVSYPDYDPNKPADGAKEGWMNRMSNGTFEMGSTFKSFTTAMALDSGKVTLKDSFDARFPIRIGGFTIKDFHGKHRVLTVPEIFQYSSNIGTAKMADIVGIAGHKEFLTRMGLLSKMQTELPEVKMPSQPREWKKINSITISFGHGVSTTPLQTAVAGAALLNGGHLIEPTFLPRTAEEAEAASTTVIKKSTSDDMRFLFRWNAINGSGKNARVPGYNVGGKTGTADKVVNGRYSSAANFNAFLAGFPIDNPRYVVLTFIDEPKTDKGNGAALAGNTAAPMVHDIISRSAPLLGVEPKFGEDGSALLVSY, encoded by the coding sequence ATGTCTTTTCTGTCCCGCATCATGGTCGTCAAGAGCAAGGCCCATTTCTCCGCCGGCGGCAACAATCATCCCGGCGATATCGGAATGCCGTTCGAAGGAACCCGCAAGAAGAGCAGCAGCCAGGCGCGTAGCCGTGTTGCGATCGTCATCATCAGCTTCACCGCGGTCTATTGCGTGATCGGCGGCCGCCTCGTGCAATACGGGCTGGCCAAGCCCGACACGGTTTCCAGCATCGGTCGCGCCGACAATCTGATGGCCTCGCGCCCCGATATTCTGGACCGTAACGGCGAAATCCTCGCAACCGACATTCGCACGGTCTCGCTCTATGCCGAGCCGCACAAGATCGTCGATGCAGACGAGGCAGTCGAACAATTGTCGACTGTCCTGCCCAATCTCAATGTCGCGGATATCTACAACAAGCTGAAATCCAAATCGCGGTTCCAGTGGCTGCGTCGACAGCTGACGCCGAAGCAGCAGAGTGAAATCCTGGCGCTCGGGATTCCCGGCATCGGCTTCCGGCCGGAGAAGCGCCGCTTCTATCCGGGCGGCGCCACCGCGTCTCATGTCGTCGGTCACGTCAACGTAGACAATCGCGGCATCGCCGGTATGGAACGCTGGATCGACAACCAAGGACTGGCCGATCTTGCCGCCATCGGCATGACGAGCGATGCGAAACTCGAGCCGGTCAAGCTCTCAATCGACCTGCGTGTACAGAACATCCTGCGCGATGTCGTCGTCGATGCCATGGGAAAGTTCAAGTCGCTAGCCGCAGGCGGCGTGGTGATGGACGTGAAGACCGGCGAAATTCTCGCGATGGTGTCCTATCCCGACTATGATCCGAACAAGCCCGCCGATGGCGCCAAGGAAGGCTGGATGAACCGCATGTCGAACGGCACGTTCGAGATGGGGTCGACCTTCAAGTCGTTTACGACCGCGATGGCGCTCGATTCCGGCAAGGTGACATTGAAGGACAGCTTCGATGCGCGCTTCCCGATTCGTATTGGCGGTTTCACCATCAAGGATTTCCACGGCAAGCATCGTGTTCTGACCGTGCCGGAGATCTTCCAGTATTCATCCAATATCGGGACGGCCAAGATGGCCGATATCGTTGGCATCGCCGGTCACAAGGAGTTCCTGACCCGGATGGGCCTGCTTTCAAAGATGCAGACGGAACTGCCTGAAGTGAAGATGCCGAGCCAGCCGCGCGAATGGAAGAAGATCAACTCGATCACCATCTCCTTTGGTCACGGCGTCTCCACGACGCCTTTGCAGACGGCAGTGGCCGGTGCCGCCCTGTTGAACGGCGGACACCTCATCGAACCGACCTTCCTGCCGCGCACGGCGGAGGAGGCTGAGGCTGCCTCGACGACTGTCATCAAAAAGTCGACCAGCGACGATATGCGCTTCCTGTTCCGCTGGAATGCCATCAACGGCTCTGGCAAGAATGCGCGCGTGCCGGGCTACAATGTCGGCGGCAAGACCGGGACCGCAGATAAGGTCGTGAACGGCCGTTATTCGAGCGCCGCCAATTTCAACGCTTTTCTGGCCGGCTTCCCGATCGACAATCCGCGCTACGTGGTCCTGACCTTCATCGACGAACCAAAAACCGACAAGGGCAATGGCGCAGCACTTGCAGGCAATACGGCAGCTCCGATGGTGCACGACATCATCAGCCGCTCTGCGCCACTTCTTGGCGTGGAGCCGAAGTTCGGCGAAGACGGTTCTGCCTTGCTTGTGTCTTATTGA
- the mraZ gene encoding division/cell wall cluster transcriptional repressor MraZ, with translation MNRFLSHATNRIDAKGRVSVPSMFRSVLSALDIRELYCFQDFVFPAISAGGAELLDRFERQIGGEDPFSPQANQMSLLIHGGGVFMKLDQEGRLMVTDFIRDFTGITTEVTFVGRADHFQLWAPQVFLERQAAAREERRLRGQRSD, from the coding sequence ATGAACCGCTTCCTATCGCATGCGACGAACCGGATCGATGCAAAGGGGCGGGTTTCCGTTCCCTCGATGTTTCGCTCCGTTCTGTCGGCGCTCGATATTCGGGAGCTTTATTGCTTTCAGGATTTCGTCTTTCCGGCTATCAGCGCCGGCGGTGCGGAATTGCTGGACCGTTTCGAAAGGCAAATCGGCGGCGAGGATCCGTTTTCGCCGCAGGCCAATCAGATGTCGCTCCTGATTCATGGGGGCGGGGTCTTCATGAAGCTCGACCAGGAAGGCCGATTGATGGTTACGGATTTCATCCGCGACTTCACCGGAATAACCACGGAAGTCACCTTCGTGGGGCGAGCGGATCATTTTCAGTTGTGGGCGCCGCAGGTGTTTCTGGAACGCCAAGCGGCGGCGCGGGAAGAACGCAGGTTGCGAGGTCAGCGTTCGGACTAG
- the mraY gene encoding phospho-N-acetylmuramoyl-pentapeptide-transferase — MLIWLVELADHFQFFNLFRYITFRTGAALFTSAIIVFLFGPRMISSLRVRQGRGQPIRADGPQTHFKKAGTPTMGGLMILAGIVGSSLLWADLSSVYVVSTLLVTLGFGAIGFYDDYLKVTKQSDKGFSGKARLGLEFLIAAIAVFFMMRTALSAGTAGSTFGSSLTFPFLKDFTLNLGYFFILFGGFVIVGAGNAVNLTDGLDGLAIVPVMIAAASFGVIAYLAGNAVFANYLQIHFVPGTGELAVILGAVIGAGLGFLWFNAPPAAIFMGDTGSLALGGLIGTVAVATKHEIVMIIIGGLFVMETLSVIIQVFWFKRTGKRVFLMAPIHHHFEKKGWTESQVVIRFWIISVILAMVGLATLKLR, encoded by the coding sequence ATGCTCATCTGGCTTGTCGAACTGGCGGACCATTTTCAATTCTTCAATCTCTTCCGGTACATTACCTTCCGTACCGGCGCCGCCCTGTTCACATCGGCAATCATCGTCTTCCTGTTCGGCCCGCGCATGATCTCGTCGCTGCGTGTCCGGCAGGGCCGTGGCCAGCCGATCCGCGCGGACGGGCCTCAGACCCATTTCAAGAAGGCCGGCACGCCGACCATGGGCGGGCTGATGATCCTTGCCGGTATTGTCGGCAGCTCGCTGCTCTGGGCCGATCTTTCCAGCGTCTACGTGGTCTCGACCCTGCTGGTGACGCTCGGTTTCGGCGCTATCGGTTTTTACGACGATTATCTCAAGGTGACGAAGCAGTCGGACAAGGGCTTTTCCGGCAAGGCGCGTCTCGGCCTCGAATTCCTCATTGCCGCCATCGCCGTCTTCTTCATGATGCGCACGGCGCTTTCGGCAGGAACGGCCGGCTCGACCTTCGGCTCGTCGCTGACATTCCCGTTCCTGAAGGATTTCACCCTCAATCTCGGCTATTTCTTCATTCTGTTCGGCGGCTTCGTCATCGTCGGTGCCGGTAACGCGGTCAACCTGACCGACGGCCTTGATGGACTTGCCATCGTGCCGGTCATGATCGCAGCCGCCTCCTTCGGGGTTATCGCCTACCTTGCCGGCAACGCGGTGTTCGCGAACTACCTGCAGATCCATTTCGTGCCCGGCACCGGTGAACTCGCCGTCATTCTCGGTGCCGTCATCGGCGCAGGTCTCGGTTTCCTCTGGTTCAACGCGCCGCCGGCCGCCATCTTCATGGGTGATACCGGTTCGCTCGCTTTGGGAGGCCTGATCGGCACTGTCGCCGTCGCCACCAAGCACGAGATCGTCATGATCATCATCGGCGGCCTGTTCGTCATGGAAACCCTGTCGGTGATCATCCAGGTGTTCTGGTTCAAGCGCACCGGCAAGCGCGTCTTCCTGATGGCGCCGATCCACCATCATTTCGAAAAGAAGGGCTGGACGGAAAGCCAGGTCGTCATCCGCTTCTGGATCATCTCAGTCATCCTCGCCATGGTCGGCCTCGCGACCCTGAAGCTGCGGTAG